The nucleotide sequence TCGAGTCGGACTGCAGCGAATCTTTCCGCCTGAGAAAGCCCTCCCGAAAATGGAACCCACTCCGATCGACATGACCGACGTCAGCCAGCTGTTTACCGTGATACCAGATGGAGCGGACAACTCATTGATGCCTGAGGCGCTGCGTGCATTTGCTACGTGGGACGACCCAGGGGGCATCGTCCATTGATTCGGCACGTCAACGTGGGTTGACACAATTCTGGGCTTTCGGTCTGAGTTGACACTAGACGAGGGAATCGAATTTCAGGTTTGCGACTTTGAGCAGGCCGACAACCCCTCAGATGGCGGCCGGTTGCTGGGTCGATGCTGGAGGACTAGCCAGGGTCTCCCATATGGTGCGCCGCCCGCAGGGAAGTGACTCCCGGGCCACACTCGCTGAAGAGGGGTTGTCCTACCGCCTAGCCGCATAGGCAACGTTGATGCGGCATGCTTCCGGTCGTTCGCCCGGACCAACGTGGCCGCATGTTCTTGAGTCCGTGAGATTCCGGGCCCTTCGCATTTAGGCATGGTTTGTCTGTTTGGTTCGGTAGGGGCGGTGGCCGCCGGCAGCGAGTAGGCATCTGAGCCTGTAGTTGGTGAAGTTGCGGAAGCCGCGGGCGATTCTGCGGGTGGTTTCGATGACGCCATTGATCGCTTTGGTGGGGCCGTTCGAGGCGCGGAAGGTGTCGAAGTAGGCCAGGATCGCTGTCTTCCATTGCTTGAGGGTGCGGCCGAGCCGGGCGATCTCGGGGATCGGCAGGCCGAGAATGAACAGATGACTTCGTTGACGAGTTCCCTGCCCCGGGCCGGGCTCGCATGGTAGAGGTGGCGGAGCTTCTGGTAGCACTGCCAGGCCAGGGTGACCTCGTGGTCCGGGTCCCCGAGAGCGAGCTTGGCGTCGAGCCGGGCGGATTTGTTTGTCGGTGAGGTGTTCGGCGCCGATCTGCAGGGTCCGGCGGATGCCGCAAGAGCGGATCGCCCTTGCGGCCGCGGTGCCCGAGAGTATCCTGCTGGACCCGGCGGCGGACCTCATCGACCATGGCTGACCCGAGTTTCACGACGTGGAACGCATCTAGAACGGTGATGGCTTCGGGCAGTTCATCGCGGATCGCGTTGGCGTAGCCGCGGAAGGGATCCAGCGCCGCGGTCTTGATGCCGGCGGTGAATTCCTCGCCGCGGTCTTGATGCCGGCGGTGAATTCCTCGCCGCGGTCTTTGAGCCAGTCGGCGTAGGCCTTCCCGGACCGGCCCGGAACAAGGTCCAGCAACCTCGCATGCACCACACCGTGGGCGTCGCGGGTGTGATCGACGATCCCGGTGACCATGCCAGAGCCGGGCGGGCTGGTATGGGACCAGACATGCTCATCGACGCCAAGCGCGTCCACTCCTGTCAGCCTCCCGGCCGTGGCGATCCGCCGGGCGGCCTCGCCTTGATGGCGTCCCAGGCCGTGTGCCAGGAGACGCCGAGCTGGTGGGCCAGGGCGGAGACCGAGGTGTCGAATCGCTGCAGCCCGTCGGTCGCCCACGTCACGGCCCTGGCAGTGAGTTTCGCCCGGGGCCCGGCCGACTCGTGCTCTTCGGTGAACGTGGTTCTCGGGCAGCCGGGGTCCGGGCAGCGCCAGACACGCTTGGCCCACAGCAGCCGCACCGGACGGCCGAAACACGGGGTGTCATGAAGCCGAACCGGCCGGCGGCCGTGCCCGATCGCGACGACGCCGCAGTCGGGACAGCCGCTGACAGTTTCGGCTGTCTCTACGTGCAGAACCAGGCCGGTCCCGGCCGCGGTGACGGAGCAGACGTGGATACCTTCGACACCAAGAAGCGCGTCGGCCCGCTCGCACCAGCGACCGCCCGGGCAGGAAGTAGCATTGGGCATATCAGGGTCTCTTTTTATTTGGAAGCTTGGTCGCTACCAATTCAAAGAGGCCCTGACCTCTCTCCTCCTGCACCACGCCGCAGCGGCATCAGAACACACTCCCGACCTTGGCGTCAGTCGGCCCTAGCCACGCTCATCTGCGAAGGGCCAGATTCCGGGGTGCGGGCCGCTGTATCGTTACCGCTTGGGCCCCGCCTGTATCGCGGATTATGGTCACATGCTCATCACTTGACCCTTACCACTTGCGCAACGGCGCCAGACGGTCCTCGGCTTCCTCAACGGACGATTCAACGATGTACCCATGGTGGCGTAGCACGGACGCGGCTTCCTCAGGGGCGTCCCGGACGGCCGATCTAAGCTGGATGCGACGCCACTTCTCCCGTCCCGCTTCAACCACAGCTCGCCAGTTGTCCTTGGAATCAATCCCGCACTCTTCGATGAGAAATTGGATGACATCCTCCAAGCATGGGCGGAATCTTTCGCCACCCAGCGGAAAGTGGAGCGAACTGAAATCGTGCGGACGGCTGACAGTCCTCCCAGGAAGCGCATAAGCATGGCCAAGCAAATGACTCATCGCACCACGCTCGGCATGTATCTGCCAATGGGAGATGGGTGCTCCCCTCATCGCTGCGTCGTACTCGAGTCGGATTAGCGGTGTCCTATCGATTTTTGACCAGACAGTAACTTTTGATCCTGTGGTCTTCAGGTACTTCCCGGCTCGATCCAACTCCTGGTCCATCGAGCATCCGAGATATGCCACCGTCTTGCCAGCTACTGTGAGGGGCATCTTCGCTTCCTCAAGCCTGACGACGAACTTGTTTCCAGAGGGCGCCTTGTATGACGCAACTAGACGGTCCCCAGGAAGGGAACCGTCTAGCGTTTCTTGGATTTCTGAGGCGAACAGTGCCGAACGCTGCTCAAGCGTTAAATCAGTCAACTGACCATGGTGCGCGTTCGTCCAACAGGAAGTAAATTTCCTCCAGCCGATCCTTAGCTTCCCACTCGGCCCCACTCAGGGTATTCGTCCGAACAGTGTCAACGGCAGCCTAGAAATGACCGGTGGCGGCATGTTGGTTTGCCCGTTGGCGGCAGGTGATTGACCGGTGGCGGCAAGTATTTTTGGACAGCGTCAGGTGCCCCGGGCGTGCCGGGTTGGTGGGGGCGCCTGACCGGTTTTGGGTTAGTTCATGGGGCGGGTTCCTTTCCCGTTTTGGGCTTGCATGAGCCGGACGGACTCGCCGCTGGTTTGGCAGAGGTGGGCGTGGTGCATGAGCCGGTCCACGGTTGCGGTGGCGATGGTTTTGGGCATGAGCTCGTCGAATCCGGAGGGGTGGATGTTCGAGCTGATCGCCAGGGAGCGTTTCTCGTAGGAGGCCTCGACGACGCGGTAGAAGCCCTCGGCGGCGTCGGCAGAAACCGGCAAGAGGCCTATGTCGTCAATGCAGATCAGGTCGACGTTGGTGGCCCGGGTGATGGCTTTGTTGACGCTGTCATCGATGCGGTGCCGGCGGACAAGGGCGCCGAGGTCTTCCATGCTGAGCCAGGACACGGACATGCCTTGGTCGATGGCTTGCTGGCCGAGCGCTTCCAGGAGCAGGGTCTTGCCGGTGCCGGAGGGCCCGCAGGCAATCAGGTTTTCACGCCGCCGGACCCATTCCAGGGTCCGCAGAAACGATGTTGTTGCCGGCGGGAGGGTGGAGAGGGCTTCGTCCCAGACGTCGAAGGTCTTCCCGGTGGGGAAGCCGGCGCGTTTGCGGCGGGTGGCGAGCATCGAGGCGTTCCGGCCGGTGGCTTCGGCTTCGAGCAGGACGCGCACGACTTCGGTGGGGTCCCAGCGTTGGGCTTTCGCGGTGGCCAGGACGTCGGCGACGACAGCGCGGGCGTGCGGCATCCGGGTGGTGCGCATCAGCGCGATCACGTTCTCTACGGACGTGTCGGCCAGGGGCGGGGTCATGGTGTTAGTGCTCATCGATGGCTCCTTCAAGGTCTTCGTCACTGGTGGCGGCGATGGGTGTGGTGCCGAAGCTGGCCCATGCGCTGGTGCCCTGGCTCAACCACCGGTCCTGGTCTGTGACGGTGTGGGTGGTGCTGGTTGTGTGGCCTGCCGCGCTGCCGGTGTTGACGATGGAGAGCAGGTCCTCGTGGGTGAAGCGCTGATGCACTGCTGCCGCGCCGAGGCCTTTGTCGACCTCGTCGGCGCCGAGGACCTTGGCCAGGGTGACGGCGCGTTCCATTTTGTGCCTGATCTTCTGGGTTCCGGCGGCGGCGGCTTCCTTGAGCCAAAGCGCGGCGCCGGCGCCGAGGGCCAGGAATTCTTCCTCGGCAGTGTTCGTCGGGCGGATCACCCGCTCCAGGGCGCCGGCGGGGGCGGGCGGGAAGTGGTCGTCGATAATCGCGGGGGTTCCGGGACGGGTGAGCTTGTGGCGTGCGACCTCGACCGGTCCGGTCGCATCTACGTGGACGATGATCACTTCGGTGTCGGTGCCGCGCACCCACACCATCTGCCCCATCAGGGTGTGCGGGACCGAATACCGGGACTGGGCGAAGGTGATCATGGGCGTGTTCGGCGGAACCTGACGGGTCTGGCCGAAACTCGCGGTCACCGGGGTCGCCGGGACCGGATGCAACCTGGGGCCTTCGATCACCTGCAGCATGTCCTTCGGGATCTCCAACGTGGCCCGGTGCACCCGCGAGTTCACCTCCTCCATGAATGCCTCACATGCAGCCTCCAGCTCGCCGAACGACCGGTATTCGGGCAGCAGGTTGGTGTCTTTGGGGACGAGATCGGCCTTGGCGATCTTGACCGCATTCTCCACCCCGCCCTTGGAGGCAGGGTCTGCCGGCAGGCAGGTCTGCAACGACGTCGAGTAATGCCTGGTGAACGCCACGATCTGGTGGTTGCGGACAGGGATCCCGGCGACGTGCTCGACCGTGACGGTCTTCTCGTTATCGGTCAAAATGTAGGTCGGAACCCCGCCGATCAGGCGGAAGGTCCGGTCGAGGGCGGCGAACACACTCGGCATGGTCTTATCCCGCAACGCGATCACGACCCGGAACCGTGAGAAGGCCAGCCAGGCCACGAACAAAACCGTCTTCACACCACCAACGACGGGCCCGTCGCCGTAGTCATACTCGAGCCAGAGACCCGGCTCCGGCGTCCACGGCCGGTGCACCCGCACGCTCCGGGCCCGGTATTTCGCCTTCAACTCAGCAAGAGTGGTCCTGGTCGTCCGCTCACACCCGGTGAACCCCAAAGCCCGGAGCTTCTCATGCACGACATCCCCGCGGATCTTTCCGCGGGACTGCTCAACCCAAGAGATCATCTGAGGCAGGAACGGGTCGGTCATCCGGCCGCGTTGCCGGGCCACCGGCGCCTGCGCGCCTTCCTGACGGGCTTTCACGTAAGAGCGCACCGTGTTGTGTGAGACGCCGCAGATTTTCGCGGCATCCCGGTATGACCGGGTCAGATCGTAAGCAGCTAATATTTCCATGAACTCTCCTGGAGACTTCACAACGAGCCCCCTCCTTCCCGCAACGGGTGAAATACACGATTGGCATCGCCATTTCACCGCGGAAGGAAGGGGCTCTCCCCGTAACGACACGAGGGATGGACAAGAGGAATCCCAGCACGCCCAGCCACCCACGGGTGGCCCGCTACTGTCCAAAAATGCTTGCCGCCACTGGTCAAAACCACTGCCGCGAACGGTCAATCAAATTTGCCGTCTCCGGTCAGTTTAAAGTTGCCGCTTACAGAACAGTCTTCGTGAATTCGTCAATGGAGACCCCCAGGTCCCGCAGAACGTGCCGGCGTTGCGCCTTCAAGTCATGTCGCGTAAGGGCAATTGTGGGTGCCATGCGTCCTCCTCCTTATGTCTTCTGATAGTAGACCGGAAGGCTGTGACATTTAAGCGAGACCCGCTCTAGGAACTGACTTTGGGTTGCAGCGCCCGATGCCGGTTCGCATTTGACCAAGGGATTCAGATTGGTGGACCGCACAATTCCCAGCCGAGGTAAGGGAAGATGCAGCGCTGGAGGCGCTACGCGCAAACGCTAAGGCCGTAGAACTGCTCACGGGCAGGCCCTGGTACCTCGTCAAAATCCTCCCGCACGGCCGGCCGCAACCTGGATTCAGGTCATATGCTCAATCGCGTGGTCAGCGTCTTCATCATCCGCCCACCCAACCAGTGCCGGACTGGTCCAAGTTGGCTCGTGGCGATGCCGTCGCGGCCCTCCACAAGGACGGCAGGATAGTCACCGGCCGCATTGAAATGATGGCCATCGATCGCAGTGTTTTCTGGGTCATTTAGGAGGGCGGCCTCGGAAGGACGATGGTCTACGGCGCCGACAAGCCTCTGGTGCACGTATGGAGACCATGAGGAGAGGCAGGACCAAAGGATGACCGACAATGCAGCGCCCACACCTCTCACCCTCGCCTCCGTAGGAAACCCAGTCATGAGCCAGACCAGCAACACCGACTTGCCAGCCCAATCTGTAAGCGGGCAGGACCTGCCCATCGGCACGCCCTCCAAAGTGAAGCCGGCCTTGATGCACCAACCAGGCCGCTGCTCTTCGCCAAATGGCCAAACACACTCATCGGCCACGGCGGCGAGATCCTCGTTCCCCAAGGCGTCCGAACCGCCTATGAAGCAGAACTAGCCGTCGTCATCGGCCGCCGTGCACGCAACGTCACTAGTGAGGACGCACTGGACTACGTGGCAGGCTACCTGTGCGCGAACGACGTCTCCGCCCGCGACCTCCAATTCGACGACGGGCAGTCGGTCCGCGGCAAGAGCCTGGACACGTTCTGTCCCATCGGACCCACACTGGTACCCCGCGAGCAGGTGTCAGACCCCCAGAACCTAGGAATCAAGCTGTGGCTGAACGGGACGCTGATGCAATCCTCATCAACGGCCCAGACGATCTTCAGTGTTGCTGACATCATCAGCTACGTCTCCCAAACCGCCACCCTGTAGCCCGGGACCTGATTCTTACCGGCACCCCGGCCGGCGTGGGCGTCTTCCGCAACCCGCCAGTCGGACTCAAAGACGGCGACGAAGTCACCGTCGAAATCGAGGGGATCGGTAAGCTCACCAACCGCGTCCGAATCACGCCAGCCCTGGACCAGAACCTGTCAAACTAGGGCACACCCCAACCTGACGCCCAAGATTGAGAAGCGGCAGCTCGATGGGTTGGTTTTGGACCGGGTGTTTACGGACAGGGCGTCCGGCAGGAGGGCCCCTCCGGCCAACCCAGAAGGGCGGGTGGTTCCTTTAGCATTCGGGCTGAAGGAACCTCCCCGGGTCATGTTGCTGATAGGCGCAGCAGGTCTTCCTTAGTTCCGGCCGCAAGCCTGTCTTTGGCGGATCTCATATGTTGCGTGAGGAAAGTCCGCCCGCCCTCGTAGTCGCCGTTCTCGATGAAATCCAGGATCGGTGCATGTCGTTCCTTGGCCATATTTAGTAGGGCGTTCTTTGGACCAGCGGAGACCATGGTGATGCGGATGAGTCCTGAGATGGCGTTCCATGAATGTAAGAGGGTTCTGTTGCCGGCCAATTCACATAGTCCGCGGTGAAAGTTCAGATCCGCTTCGATTCCCTGAGCGAGGGAGATTTCGGGTACGTCCAGCATCAGGAGGCGAATCTTCAGCTCCTGCAGCACAGGTGCGCGGTCCTCCATCTTGGTGAGTCGGTGGAGAGCCAGCGACTCCATCATGAGGCGGACCTCGAACAATTCCGAGATTTCCTCTGGTGTCACTGCCCGAACCGATAACCTCCCTCGATGGTCCTGAACGACAAGTCCCTCCTGCTGGAGGTGCCGAAGCGCCTCTCTCAGGGTTGCGCGGCTAATCCCGAGGGATTGGCTGAGTTCTACTTCACCCAGATGGGTTCCTGACGGGATCTCGCCTTGGCCGATGGCGTCCCTCAGCTGCCCTATGGCTGCCTCACGCAGCGTGGTGCGCGTTGTTGAACCTAAGCGGAATTCCATACGTATTACGTCCTCATCAGTGAATCTAGCGGCTTGATGCATGTCCGCGACCGTGACAGTCGCTCACACAAGCGCCCTGTCGGTTCAAGCTCCGGTGAATTCCGCGTTGCGCTTATCGAAGAAGGAAGCGACTCCCGCCGAAAGGTCAGCGCTATCAAAAATTCGCTGCTGCAAGACTGTCGCCTTGGCCAGGCCCGCACCCAAAGGGGAATCGAGGGCTGATTCCACGAGTTCCTTCGCAAGCCGGTTGGAAAGGGGCCCGCGGCCGCCGATCGCGGCGGCCAGTTCGCGTGCCTCCTGAAGCGCAGATTCCGCTGCCAGGCGGTTGACAAGGCCCCACTCCAGGGCCTTGTCAACCGAGATGGTCTCTCCGGTGAACAGCATCTCCTTGGCCCTGCCGGGCCCTATGAGGCGGGTCAGACGAAGGGCGCCGTTTCCGGCCAAACCACCTATGCGTGATTCAGTTAGCCCGAGGGAAACACCGGCACGAACCACTCGCAGGTCACAGGCGAGGGCCAGTTCGAGCCCTCCCCCCAGGGCCGGACCGTCCACGGCGGCGATTGTCGGGAAGGGAAGAGCGGCCAGTCGCCGAAGTACCCAGTCCTCAAAGAGGATCTTGCGTTCCGCGGCGCTGTCCCCCAGACCGGCGAAGGTGCGCATGTCGCTTCCTGCACAGAACGCCCGGCCACTGCCCCCGTGCAGGACAAGGGCCCGTACCCCTGATTGCTTCTCGACATGGGTGAGGGCCTTGTCGAGGCTGTGCAGCAGCGTCTGGTCAACGAGATTCAGCGGTCCGTTATCCAGCCGCAGTTCAGCTGTGGCTTCGATGATCTGGACAGTCACCGTAGGTTGGACGTCCGACCGGCCGGGCATGGTTTCGGCCCTCGGGCCAGGGTCCTTGTTCGAACCTGCTGTCTGCGACGCTGTGTAGCCGGTCATGCGTGTTTCTGGGCGGCTTTGGGGACATCGATGCCGTGCAGCACTCCCATGCGTTCAAAGTGGCCGTAGATCCTGTCGACGTAGGTCGCGAACTCCGGCGCGTCGCCAAGGACGATCGGGCGAGGCCGAGGTAGATCGACTTTGATCTCGTCCACTACTTCGCCCGGGCTGGGGCTCATGACATATATCCGATCGGAAAGTCCCACTGCCTCCTCGACGCTGTGTGTGATGAACAGAACTGTAGGACGGCGGCGGAGCCACAATGCTTCCAGATCCATTCGTACTTGGAGCCGGGTCAAGGCGTCCAACGCTCCGAAGGGCTCATCCATCAGAATCACAGACGGATCGTGCACGAGGGTCCGTACGAGGGAGACCCGTTGCCGCATACCCCCGGAGAGTTGGCGGGGATATTTGTTGATCGCGTGCGTAAGCCGCAGTTGATCGAACAGTTCACGTGCCCTTTCTTCGATTTTCTTCTTGGGCAGTCCCCGGATCTCGGCCTGAAGGGTGACGTTTTCGAGTGCCGTGCGGAAGTCGAGAAGCAGGTGGTCCTGGAAGGCAATTCCCACATCCGTAATGGGTTTGGAGACTTTTTTGTCGCCCACTCCGATTTCACCGCTGCTGAGATTCAGAAGGCCGGCGACCATCAGCATGAGCGTGCTTTTGCCGCATCCTGAGGGTCCGACAATCGAGATGAACTCGCCCGGTTGAATGTCGATGTTGATTTCTTTGAGTGCTTGGAAGGGGCGCGGGCTGTCTTCCCCGAATGTCTTTGTTACATTTCGGATGGCGATCGGTACACCGGATGTGACCCGTTCCGATCCTTCTACGGTTGCAGTCATGGTGATTCTTCCTCGGGTTCTGGTTAGGGGGTTACCTGGAGACGAGTGCCAGGGGTCTATGCCTTGCACGGACGCAGCTCGGCGACAGGCGGCAGGTAGTCGTCGGTGTAGTACGACTTCACGTCCTTGCCGGAAGGCAGCAGACCGACCTTGGAGAGCAGGCTTTGGGTGTTTTCCCAGTGCCCGGCCTCGGCTTTACCCACATACTTTGCTCCGCCGCTGCAGAACAGGGGCGTGATGGCCGCAAGTTCTTCGGCGGCTAGCTTTTCGTTCACGTTTGGGAAGATCGTCTTTAGGGACTTGATCGCGTTGTCTCCCTTGTCCAATGCCGAGCTCCAGCCTTTGAGGCTGGCGGCCACGAACTTCTTGACCACGTCGGGGTTTTCCTTGATGTAGCGCTCATTGGCGAAGATCGAGGTGCTGACGGTGGGTACGCCGTTATCTGCAAAGGTGAAGTTGTCGAGCTCGGCGCCCTGGGACTCCAATTGGATTTGATAAGAATCGATCGATCCCAGGATCGCGTCGACTTGGCCCTGCAAGAGGGCCGGCACCAGCGATGTCGCAGGCATGTTGACAAGGGTCACGTCTGATTCCTTCAGTCCATTAGCTTCCAGCAGCAGTGGCAGCATGGTCGTTTGGGACGATCCCGACGGCACGGCGACCTTATGACCGGCGAGATCTTTTACGGACTTGATGCCCGTCTTCTTCAGGGCTGAGACTTCGTTGGGATTCGACTGGTAGATGGTGGCCAGGACCTTCATCGGCGCACCCTTGGCGATGAGTTGGCTTACCGCGACGGCGTCCGCGTAGCCGATCTGGGACTGATTGCTGGATACTAGTTGTGCTGTATTGCCGGACCCGTTTCCTTCCACAAGCTTGACGTCGAGTCCGGCGTCTTTGTAGAGCCCGTCCGAGACGGCGGCCGCGAAGCCGGCATTGGCTCCCCCGGCAGTCCAGTTGAGTTGAAAAGTAACGGGCGTTGTCCCGTCCTGGCCGGCACTGCTTGCCGTTCCCTGTGCTGAGCAGCCGGTAAGTGTAACAGCGGCGGTGATGGCGCCGGCGACCATGAATCGGGCGAGGGAGTTGCGCATATTTGTTCCTTTCAGAGCGTTTTTCGTGTCGAGTCAGTTGTTCTTTGTGCGCTGCCAGGGCGTCATTACCCATTCAGCGAACTCGACGAGGTAATTGATGACGATGCCGATGACGGTGAGCACTACGAGAACCGCGAAAATGAGTTCGGTGTCCAGCGTGCTGGTGCCGCGGAGCAGAACGTATCCAAGGCCTTTGTTGGCTCCGACGAACTCGGCGACGATTGCGGCGGTGGCTGCGATGGTGGCCGATGTCTTGATACCGGAGAAGATGACCGGCAGGGCCGCGGGGAACCGGAGAAAGCGGAACGTCTGCCACCGTGAGGCGCCCATGGAGCGTGTGAGGTACAGGAGGCGCTCGTCCAGGATCTGGAACCCGCTGATGCTTGCCAGGAGCAGTGGGAAGAACGTCATCAGCAGTGTGAGCAGGACCTTGGATTCCATGCCGAAGCCGAGCCACACAAGAAAGAGCGGTGCCACCGCAATTTTCGGTACCAGCTGAAGAAGCATGACCGGGGGGTAGACGATCTGTTTTGCCAGGGGCGAGAGTGCGATGGCCAGGCCCAGAGGAATGGCGGTAACCAGTGTCAGCCCGAAGCCCCAAATGATCTCCAGGAGCGTGATCTGGGCGTTGTCCCACAGTTGCGGCGCCTCGGTGATGAGGCGACGGAACACCTCAACAGGGCCGGGCAGCAGGTACGCGGGGATCTGGAAAAGGGGGATGATCGCCGCCCATACGGCGACAATGGCAACAAAGGTTAGGGGCGGCAAAGCGTTCCAAAGAAGTTTTTTGAGATGCCGGCGGGCCTGGGTGGGGGCCTTGGGTTGGTTGGAAGGTGCCGGGGTGGGGAGGATTCCGTTGTTCTTTCTGTGCTGAAGAACAGTGGCTGTATCCGATGGGGTTGACGTCATTGGCGTTGGTTCCCTTGTTTAGCGGGCGTTGTGTTGGGAGCAGTGGCCCCGCCTTGGCTGAGCTTCAGGATCTGCGGGGGCTTTGCGGGCGGGCCTGCGCACGTCCGCACTGTCCTGCGTCGCCGGTGTGGCGCGCGGAGTCTTCCACTCAACAGACTGGCAGGACGGCTGACGCGTCCCTTAGTTAGGCAGTGGTGTGTCTTGCGGGCTTGGAATCCGGGGTTCGGGGCAGCCGGTACAGAGGCAGGTTCCTCAGGGATTTGGGCATTCTTCGTCCTTGAAGCTTGGTGAACCTGTGCGCTGACGGGCTGCCGTCTCGGTTCATTTTGTCTTGCTGTCGCCATGTCGGTAGGTCGACAAGTCGAGTGTAATCCAGATCTCTGTATCGATAAAGAGCCCGAGCGATTTTTTATTCAACGTTTTTCCGCTCTGTCCTTTTACGCGCACGCTGGGTGTGCTCCGGGATTGAGAGGGGGGTAGTGCGCCTGTCCGGGGGACTGGCTTGGGAGCGCTCTAAGATGGAACTTGATTAGCAGGACGGAGTTAACGGTGGCCGGAGTCACTCTTCAAACCATCGCCG is from Arthrobacter sp. QXT-31 and encodes:
- a CDS encoding fumarylacetoacetate hydrolase family protein, translated to MLTGTPAGVGVFRNPPVGLKDGDEVTVEIEGIGKLTNRVRITPALDQNLSN
- the istA gene encoding IS21 family transposase, producing MKSPGEFMEILAAYDLTRSYRDAAKICGVSHNTVRSYVKARQEGAQAPVARQRGRMTDPFLPQMISWVEQSRGKIRGDVVHEKLRALGFTGCERTTRTTLAELKAKYRARSVRVHRPWTPEPGLWLEYDYGDGPVVGGVKTVLFVAWLAFSRFRVVIALRDKTMPSVFAALDRTFRLIGGVPTYILTDNEKTVTVEHVAGIPVRNHQIVAFTRHYSTSLQTCLPADPASKGGVENAVKIAKADLVPKDTNLLPEYRSFGELEAACEAFMEEVNSRVHRATLEIPKDMLQVIEGPRLHPVPATPVTASFGQTRQVPPNTPMITFAQSRYSVPHTLMGQMVWVRGTDTEVIIVHVDATGPVEVARHKLTRPGTPAIIDDHFPPAPAGALERVIRPTNTAEEEFLALGAGAALWLKEAAAAGTQKIRHKMERAVTLAKVLGADEVDKGLGAAAVHQRFTHEDLLSIVNTGSAAGHTTSTTHTVTDQDRWLSQGTSAWASFGTTPIAATSDEDLEGAIDEH
- a CDS encoding fumarylacetoacetate hydrolase family protein — protein: MCKRAGPAHRHALQSEAGLDAPTRPLLFAKWPNTLIGHGGEILVPQGVRTAYEAELAVVIGRRARNVTSEDALDYVAGYLCANDVSARDLQFDDGQSVRGKSLDTFCPIGPTLVPREQVSDPQNLGIKLWLNGTLMQSSSTAQTIFSVADIISYVSQTATL
- a CDS encoding ABC transporter substrate-binding protein, which codes for MRNSLARFMVAGAITAAVTLTGCSAQGTASSAGQDGTTPVTFQLNWTAGGANAGFAAAVSDGLYKDAGLDVKLVEGNGSGNTAQLVSSNQSQIGYADAVAVSQLIAKGAPMKVLATIYQSNPNEVSALKKTGIKSVKDLAGHKVAVPSGSSQTTMLPLLLEANGLKESDVTLVNMPATSLVPALLQGQVDAILGSIDSYQIQLESQGAELDNFTFADNGVPTVSTSIFANERYIKENPDVVKKFVAASLKGWSSALDKGDNAIKSLKTIFPNVNEKLAAEELAAITPLFCSGGAKYVGKAEAGHWENTQSLLSKVGLLPSGKDVKSYYTDDYLPPVAELRPCKA
- a CDS encoding enoyl-CoA hydratase/isomerase family protein, with the protein product MTGYTASQTAGSNKDPGPRAETMPGRSDVQPTVTVQIIEATAELRLDNGPLNLVDQTLLHSLDKALTHVEKQSGVRALVLHGGSGRAFCAGSDMRTFAGLGDSAAERKILFEDWVLRRLAALPFPTIAAVDGPALGGGLELALACDLRVVRAGVSLGLTESRIGGLAGNGALRLTRLIGPGRAKEMLFTGETISVDKALEWGLVNRLAAESALQEARELAAAIGGRGPLSNRLAKELVESALDSPLGAGLAKATVLQQRIFDSADLSAGVASFFDKRNAEFTGA
- a CDS encoding transposase; the encoded protein is MLPEAPPPLPCEPGPGQGTRQRSHLFILGLPIPEIARLGRTLKQWKTAILAYFDTFRASNGPTKAINGVIETTRRIARGFRNFTNYRLRCLLAAGGHRPYRTKQTNHA
- a CDS encoding ABC transporter permease, whose translation is MPPLTFVAIVAVWAAIIPLFQIPAYLLPGPVEVFRRLITEAPQLWDNAQITLLEIIWGFGLTLVTAIPLGLAIALSPLAKQIVYPPVMLLQLVPKIAVAPLFLVWLGFGMESKVLLTLLMTFFPLLLASISGFQILDERLLYLTRSMGASRWQTFRFLRFPAALPVIFSGIKTSATIAATAAIVAEFVGANKGLGYVLLRGTSTLDTELIFAVLVVLTVIGIVINYLVEFAEWVMTPWQRTKNN
- a CDS encoding ABC transporter ATP-binding protein — its product is MTATVEGSERVTSGVPIAIRNVTKTFGEDSPRPFQALKEINIDIQPGEFISIVGPSGCGKSTLMLMVAGLLNLSSGEIGVGDKKVSKPITDVGIAFQDHLLLDFRTALENVTLQAEIRGLPKKKIEERARELFDQLRLTHAINKYPRQLSGGMRQRVSLVRTLVHDPSVILMDEPFGALDALTRLQVRMDLEALWLRRRPTVLFITHSVEEAVGLSDRIYVMSPSPGEVVDEIKVDLPRPRPIVLGDAPEFATYVDRIYGHFERMGVLHGIDVPKAAQKHA
- a CDS encoding GntR family transcriptional regulator, translated to MEFRLGSTTRTTLREAAIGQLRDAIGQGEIPSGTHLGEVELSQSLGISRATLREALRHLQQEGLVVQDHRGRLSVRAVTPEEISELFEVRLMMESLALHRLTKMEDRAPVLQELKIRLLMLDVPEISLAQGIEADLNFHRGLCELAGNRTLLHSWNAISGLIRITMVSAGPKNALLNMAKERHAPILDFIENGDYEGGRTFLTQHMRSAKDRLAAGTKEDLLRLSAT
- a CDS encoding transposase family protein, with protein sequence MPNATSCPGGRWCERADALLGVEGIHVCSVTAAGTGLVLHVETAETVSGCPDCGVVAIGHGRRPVRLHDTPCFGRPVRLLWAKRVWRCPDPGCPRTTFTEEHESAGPRAKLTARAVTWATDGLQRFDTSVSALAHQLGVSWHTAWDAIKARPPGGSPRPGG
- a CDS encoding ATP-binding protein yields the protein MSTNTMTPPLADTSVENVIALMRTTRMPHARAVVADVLATAKAQRWDPTEVVRVLLEAEATGRNASMLATRRKRAGFPTGKTFDVWDEALSTLPPATTSFLRTLEWVRRRENLIACGPSGTGKTLLLEALGQQAIDQGMSVSWLSMEDLGALVRRHRIDDSVNKAITRATNVDLICIDDIGLLPVSADAAEGFYRVVEASYEKRSLAISSNIHPSGFDELMPKTIATATVDRLMHHAHLCQTSGESVRLMQAQNGKGTRPMN